Within the Arthrobacter caoxuetaonis genome, the region CCCACTGGCTGGCCACGGCCGCCGCACAGTCCGTGCTGGAGCGCGGCGGGAACGCTTTCGACGCCGCTGCTGCCGCCGGCTTTGTCCTCCACGTCGTCGAGCCGCACCTGAACGGACCGGGCGGGGACCTGACCGGGGTCTTTGCCACGGCTGCCAATCCGGCCGAGCCTGTTGTCCTGATGGGACAGGGCCCTGCCCCGGCGGCAGCAACCCGCGAACATTACCTTTCCGTTGGCCTCGAGCTCGTTCCGGGATCAGGTGCCCTTGCCGCGGCAGTCCCGGCCGCCGTCGACGCCTGGCTCATCCTGCTCCGCGACCACGGAACCTGGGAACTCTCCGCTGTCTTGGAGTATGCGGCGGGCTACGCCAGGGACGGGCACCCCGTGCTGGCCCAGGTGGGCAGGACCATCGGAGCGGTTGCCGAACTCTTCACCGAGCACTGGCCAACCTCGGCGCAGCTGTGGATGCCGCAGGGCAGGCCGCCGGCCGAAGGCGAACTGGTGGCCAATCCCGCGTATGCAGCCGTGCTGCACCGGCTTGCAGCAGCAGGGGAGGGGCTTGCGACACGCACCGAGCGCATTGAAGCGGCCCGGCGCGAATGGAGCGAAGGGTTCGTCGCCAAGGCAGCCGCAGCCTTCGCCTCCCAGCCGCACAGGCATTCCTCGGGGACGGACCATGCCGGCGTCCTGGCGGAGGCGGACTTCGCCGCATCCCAGGCGGGGTACGAACCGGCTGTGACGTTCGACTTCCGCGGGTACACCATCGCCAAGACCGGCCCCTGGGGCCAGGGCCCGGCCCTGCTGCAGACCCTCGCCATCCTGGACGGGTTCGAGGACGAGGACCTGGACCCTTCCACGGAACGGGGCGTGCACACCATCCTTGAAGCCCAGAAGCTGGCCATCGCCGACCGGGAGGCCTACTACGGCGACAGCGAGGTTCCGCTGGCCTACCTGCTGAGCAAGGAGTACGCCGCAATCCGCCGGGAGCTCATCACAGACAAGGCTTCTGCGGAGTTCCGTCCGGGGTCCGTTCCCGGGCACAGCCCGTTCTCGCCGCCGCTGCGCACCGACTACGTGCCGCCGGCGCTGGCCGGGGCAAACGGAACCGCTGCCGGAACCGGGGAACCGACGGTCTCGGCAACAGGGGAAACACGGGGAGATACCTGCCATGTGGACGTGGTGGACCGCTGGGGCAACATGGTCTCCGTGACGCCCTCCGGAGGCTGGCTCCAGTCCTCTCCGACGATCCCGGAACTGGGGTTCTGCCTTGGTACCCGGCTGCAAATGACCTGGCTGGAGGACGGCGGGCCTTCCACCCTGCAGCCCGGCAAGCGTCCGCGGACCACGCTCACCCCAACCCTGGTCCTGAAGGACGGGGCGCCGGTGGCTGCGCTTGGGTCGCCGGGCGGAGACCAGCAGGACCAGTGGCAGCTGCTCTACCTGCTGCGCACGATCGTTGGCGGCTACACGCCGCAGCAGGCCATCGATGCTCCGGCG harbors:
- a CDS encoding gamma-glutamyltransferase family protein, with translation MPFTAPEPFTTRPTLKGTFGMSASTHWLATAAAQSVLERGGNAFDAAAAAGFVLHVVEPHLNGPGGDLTGVFATAANPAEPVVLMGQGPAPAAATREHYLSVGLELVPGSGALAAAVPAAVDAWLILLRDHGTWELSAVLEYAAGYARDGHPVLAQVGRTIGAVAELFTEHWPTSAQLWMPQGRPPAEGELVANPAYAAVLHRLAAAGEGLATRTERIEAARREWSEGFVAKAAAAFASQPHRHSSGTDHAGVLAEADFAASQAGYEPAVTFDFRGYTIAKTGPWGQGPALLQTLAILDGFEDEDLDPSTERGVHTILEAQKLAIADREAYYGDSEVPLAYLLSKEYAAIRRELITDKASAEFRPGSVPGHSPFSPPLRTDYVPPALAGANGTAAGTGEPTVSATGETRGDTCHVDVVDRWGNMVSVTPSGGWLQSSPTIPELGFCLGTRLQMTWLEDGGPSTLQPGKRPRTTLTPTLVLKDGAPVAALGSPGGDQQDQWQLLYLLRTIVGGYTPQQAIDAPAFHTTAFPGSFWPRTWTPAGAVVEDRLGEETIAALAERGHVITRAGDWSLGRLSAVVRDPETGVLMAAANPRGAQGYAAGR